The region AACGGAATAGAAGAGTAAAGCGTTTGCGCCAGGGATGGCGCAAGCCGAGCGCACAAGGACGTGTTTACAGCGTCTTTATGATCTATCCGTTACCCCCGCTCTGCGGACTTTGTCAGCAACCTCAAGCGCATGATAATAACTAAGGATATCTACAGACTACTTATAACAACTTCGCATCTCCTGCCCATTCAGCATAGAAATGGCTCGAACAGATCCCTGGCTCAATTGCCTTTATTTCTGTTTTGACTAATCCCAAATTGACAAATGGATCATCGGAAAGAATATCTTCTATATCAGAAAGTGCTAGCCCGTAGGCTAAAATAAACCCGCCGGAGCCATCTTCCAGTGGGCCGGCAAAAATAACATTTCCCTTTTTAATGTTATCAGCCAGCCATTTTTTGTGCGCATCAATACTCTTTTCAAGTTCATTTTTCGGGCTGGTGTAAGAAAGCGTAATAGCATAGAGCATGATTGCTACCTCAATAATTATTGAACGGCCATAGATGTAATAATGGAATGAATAGAGGATTTCGCATTGTGAATTTCACGATTCTTGATTTCATCCCCTTTTGAAGCACCTTCCACACGGACAAAATGAATATCGCTAATACCAAGAAACTGGAAAAAACCCTGAAGATAACGCTCCTGAAAATCCAGATCTAAAAAAGGCGGTGCAGTATAAAAACCACCGCGAGAAGAAACCACAATAACCGTTCTTCCCCCAGACAGCCCTACCGGACCTTTTTCCGTATATTTAAAGGTCTTGCCAGCCTGCGCAAGCCGATCCAGCCACGATTTCAGCTGGCTGGAGACGGAAAAGTTATACATCGGCGCGCCGATGACAATCACGTCATTCGCCAGAAATTCCGCGACCAACGCATCAGACAACTGGTGTTCCCGCATCGTGGCTTCATCCGCTGAAGAGGACGCTATTTGGCGAAATCCTGCGGCAATCGGTCCCGTTAAGTGGCGTATTTCATCTTTAACCACATCCCGGTAAGAGACAGCAGCATCGGGATGTTGCTTGACTAACTCATTCACCACGTCAGCAGAAATCTGTCGGGAAACGGAACCGCTCTCAAGAATACTGGAGTCTATATGTAAAATGTTCACAATGACTTCTCCTACATTTGAGTTTCAAAGCTCACTTAGTTAACTGCTTTAGCCGCGCTATCAATAAAATCCGCAACAGCTTCCGGGTGTGACACCAGAGACATATGACTGGAGGCAATAGAACGCGTCTTTGCGCCGATACGGCTCGCGATTTCTTTCTGAATAGATGGATGTAATGCCTTGTCATTCTCCGTCAGTAAATACCAGGTCGGTTTAGCTTTCCACGCCGCTTTCTGGACGCGATCGCCAAACGCTTTTGCCGCAATCGGCTGCTGCACCGCAGCCAATGCCTGCGCTTTCTTCAGTGATACATCGCCCGCCATAACCGCACGATACTGCTCAGAATTGTCCAGCCAAATCATGCCATTAGCATCGGGCGCCATGCCTTCCATCGGCGCTTTCAGGCGCTGCAATAGATCAGAAACGGATTCTTCGCTGTCTGGCACCAGCGCCGACAAATAGACGATGCCGCGGACCTTGGGATCATTACCAGCTTGTGTCACGACAGTCCCGCCCCACGAATGCCCGACCAACAGCACATCGCCCTGCTGTCTTTGCAGCACGCGATCTGTCGCTTCGACGTCATCCGCTAAAGAGGTGAGCGGGTTTTGCACTGCGGTCACGTGGTATCCCATCCGCTGTAGTCGGGCCGTAACAGCAGACCAACTGGAGCCATCGGCAAAGGCGCCGTGGACTAAGACGATATTGTTAATTTTTGCCGCCTCCGCAACGTTGTGAACACCAGCAGACAGCACCAGGCCTAACACGATAGCCAGATGGCCGAGCCATTTAATACGGTAATGCGTCATACGCTTTCCTCTGCAAGAGTGATACGCCTGCCTGCTTCTCCGACGAGTCTCATCAGGCTTGGGCTGCGAATGGTTGAATTTTAATCGTGGTTGATGCTTGTGGTAAGGTGGCAAACTTGACATAGTTCATGCAAAATTCGCCAAATCTTGTCTGGCAGGAAACGTCACTATGCACATCTCTATTTTGGCATTGCCGGGCAGTATGCAGTCGGCCATCTCCGGGCTTTCCGATATATTTTGGATGGTCAATCAGGCACTGATTACACAGCCTGAGAGCGCTTCTTCCTCCGCCCCACCGCTCTCTTTTGAAACGTCCATCATCAGTGCAGACGGCAAGCCAGTACGTGATGCCCAAGGCAGGCTCATTCACGTAGACAGCTCATTTGACGCGGTGGGTAAAGCAGATGTTGTACTGGCGACCGGGATGATGCTCGGATCGGACAAATTACCGCTAGCGGCATCATCCGTTCATGAATCCGCCATTTGGCTCAGGGAGCAATACCAGCAGGGCTCGCTGATAGGCGGTGCCTGTGCAGGTGGGTTTATTCTGGCCGAAGCCGGGCTGCTGGATGGCCGGTTTTGCACCACGACCTGGTGGCTCTACCATACCTTTAAGCAGAAATACCCGAAGGCAAAACCAGTGTGGGGCAAAGCGCTGGAAGAACAAGATGGCATCATTACCACCGGCGGGCCATTATCCTGGGTCGAGCTTGCTCTGCATATTATCCACCGCAGTGGCGGGCCAAAGATCGCCAAATTAGCGGCGGATATCGCCGTGGCGGATAGCCAACCTCTTTCTCAACGTATTTACGCGCCACAGGGGTTCATTAATACCGTACACCCCTTGCTGCTACGCGCTGAACAACTCATCCGCTACGAAAACCCATCAATCACCGCAGAAGAATTAGCCAGCGCTCTGAATTTCAGCGACCGAACGCTGCACCGCAAACTCAAAGAACTCACGGCGGAAAGCCCGAAAAACTTTATTACCCGCGTCAGGATCGAAATGGCCTGTCTGCTGCTTGAAAACCCAATGACCAATATCAAGCAGGTTGCCGCCGAATGCGGTTACAGTGAAGATACCGCTTTCAGACGCGCCTTTTCCCAGCAGATGGAGATGACGCCGACCCAGTTCAGAAAATGGGCGTTGTTGAGAAATAATAAACCGGGTGCGTTAGATAATGACGGTGGTGATTGAGTCGATGGCTCTAGAAGACACGACCGACGGCAAACCATCACCTTGGCCGACACCTTTGCTATACATTGCTATTCACTCAGGGAATGAAAATCGATGATAAGGAAAACAATAATTGCCACGCTGCTCAGCCTGTCGGCGGTATCCATCAGCCCAGCC is a window of Pectobacterium punjabense DNA encoding:
- a CDS encoding FMN-dependent NADH-azoreductase; the protein is MNILHIDSSILESGSVSRQISADVVNELVKQHPDAAVSYRDVVKDEIRHLTGPIAAGFRQIASSSADEATMREHQLSDALVAEFLANDVIVIGAPMYNFSVSSQLKSWLDRLAQAGKTFKYTEKGPVGLSGGRTVIVVSSRGGFYTAPPFLDLDFQERYLQGFFQFLGISDIHFVRVEGASKGDEIKNREIHNAKSSIHSIITSMAVQ
- a CDS encoding alpha/beta fold hydrolase produces the protein MTHYRIKWLGHLAIVLGLVLSAGVHNVAEAAKINNIVLVHGAFADGSSWSAVTARLQRMGYHVTAVQNPLTSLADDVEATDRVLQRQQGDVLLVGHSWGGTVVTQAGNDPKVRGIVYLSALVPDSEESVSDLLQRLKAPMEGMAPDANGMIWLDNSEQYRAVMAGDVSLKKAQALAAVQQPIAAKAFGDRVQKAAWKAKPTWYLLTENDKALHPSIQKEIASRIGAKTRSIASSHMSLVSHPEAVADFIDSAAKAVN
- a CDS encoding YciI family protein, producing MLYAITLSYTSPKNELEKSIDAHKKWLADNIKKGNVIFAGPLEDGSGGFILAYGLALSDIEDILSDDPFVNLGLVKTEIKAIEPGICSSHFYAEWAGDAKLL
- a CDS encoding GlxA family transcriptional regulator produces the protein MHISILALPGSMQSAISGLSDIFWMVNQALITQPESASSSAPPLSFETSIISADGKPVRDAQGRLIHVDSSFDAVGKADVVLATGMMLGSDKLPLAASSVHESAIWLREQYQQGSLIGGACAGGFILAEAGLLDGRFCTTTWWLYHTFKQKYPKAKPVWGKALEEQDGIITTGGPLSWVELALHIIHRSGGPKIAKLAADIAVADSQPLSQRIYAPQGFINTVHPLLLRAEQLIRYENPSITAEELASALNFSDRTLHRKLKELTAESPKNFITRVRIEMACLLLENPMTNIKQVAAECGYSEDTAFRRAFSQQMEMTPTQFRKWALLRNNKPGALDNDGGD